In Henningerozyma blattae CBS 6284 chromosome 7, complete genome, a single genomic region encodes these proteins:
- the ATG31 gene encoding Atg31p (similar to Saccharomyces cerevisiae CIS1 (YDR022C); ancestral locus Anc_3.250), with protein MDGIFLTVQDKNISSSAHLIEQSVDDLNNTKCMYPTNIKYIFEEDDDVPDIALLNESNDSNIENIIIIDIESSGYVSDIQLISDHFQLLSYKDTMEESETYDTPPYCDIKLDVLSRFEEMKGIGERVSLDDLVKLYLIQNEQLTSISNSF; from the coding sequence ATGGATGGGATCTTTTTAACGGTacaagataaaaatatttctagCTCAGCCCACTTGATAGAACAATCAgttgatgatttaaataacaCGAAATGTATGTACCctacaaatataaaatacatATTTGAGGAAGATGACGATGTACCAGATATTGCATTATTAAACGAGTCCAATGATAGCAATATcgaaaatataattattatcgACATAGAATCTTCTGGGTATGTTTCtgatattcaattaatttcagACCATTTCCAATTGCTTTCATATAAAGATACGATGGAGGAAAGTGAAACGTATGATACGCCTCCCTATTGTGATATTAAATTGGATGTCCTTTCTAGATTTGAAGAGATGAAAGGTATCGGGGAAAGAGTATCTTTAGATGATCTAGTTAAATTATACTTAATTCAAAATGAGCAGTTAACTAGTAtatcaaattctttttaa